A genomic segment from Leopardus geoffroyi isolate Oge1 chromosome A2, O.geoffroyi_Oge1_pat1.0, whole genome shotgun sequence encodes:
- the USP19 gene encoding ubiquitin carboxyl-terminal hydrolase 19 isoform X4, whose protein sequence is MSGGASTTGPRRGPPGLEEATSKKKQKDRANQESKDGDPRRGSVSSREEQAKEELLLDWRQSADEVIVKLRVGAGPLRLEEVDAAFTDTDCVVRLPGGRQWGGVFYAEIESSCTKVQARKGGLLQLALPKKVPLLTWPSLLKKPLGTQEALPGLRCQENGQEPSPIALEPGPEPRRGKQEARNQKRAQGRGEVGAGAGPGAQAGPSAKRAVHLRRGPDGEGSRDGPGPRGDAPPFLAETATQAEAEEQLRVPPLNPQTCLLSSEENLALLAGEKTVSPRNDPVSPAMARSRDPEKGDRSKEEMAEAADALTLVDGKEPESMVNLAFVKNDSYEKGPDSVVVHVYVKEICRDTSRVLFREQDFTLIFQTRDGNFLRLHPGCGPHTIFRWQVKLRNLIEPEQCTFCFTASRIDICLRKRQSQRWGGLEAPAARVGGAKVAVPTGPTPLDSTPPGGAPHPLTGQEEARAVEKEKPKARSEDTGLDGVVARTPMEHVAPKPEPHLASPKPTCMVPPMPHSPVSGDSVEEEEEEEKKVCLPGFTGLVNLGNTCFMNSVIQSLSNTRELRDFFHDRSFEAEINYNNPLGTGGRLAIGFAVLLRALWKGTHHAFQPSKLKAIVASKASQFTGYAQHDAQEFMAFLLDGLHEDLNRIQNKPYTETVDSDGRPDEVVAEEAWQRHKMRNDSFIVDLFQGQYKSKLVCPVCAKVSITFDPFLYLPVPLPQKQKVLPVFYFAREPHSKPIKFLVSISKENSSASEVLESLSQSVHVKPENLRLAEVIKNRFHRVFLPSHSLDTVSPSDTLLCFELLSPELAKERVVVLEVQQRPQVPSIPISKCAACQRKQQSEDEKLKRCTRCYRVGYCNQLCQKTHWPDHKGLCRPENIGYPFLVSVPASRLTYARLAQLLEGYARYSVSVFQPPFQPGRMALESQGTGCTTLLSTSSLEAGDSERDPIQPPELQLVTPVAEGDTGVPRTWAAPDRGSVPSTSGVSSEVLASGPVEVGSLPAGERMSRPEAAVPGYQHPSEAINAHTPQFFIYKIDASNREQRLEDKGDTPLELGEDCSLALVWRNNERLQEFVLVASKELECAEDPGSAGEAARAGHFTLDQCLNLFTRPEVLAPEEAWYCPQCKQHREASKQLLLWRLPNVLIVQLKRFSFRSFIWRDKINDLVEFPVRNLDLSKFCIGQKEEQLPSYDLYAVINHYGGMIGGHYTACARLPNDRSSQRSDVGWRLFDDSTVTTVDESQVVTRYAYVLFYRRRNSPVERPPRAGHSEHHPDLGPAAEAAASQASRIWQELEAEEEPVPEGPVPLGPWGPQDWVGPPPRGPTTPDEGCLRYFVLGTVAALVALVLNMFYPLVSQSRWR, encoded by the exons ATGTCTGGTGGGGCCAGCACCACGGGCCCAAGGAGAGGTCCCCCAGGACTGGAGGAGGCCACCAGTAAGAAGAAGCAGAAGGATCGAGCAAACCAGGAGAGCAAGGATGGAGATCCTAGGAGAG GGTCAGTGTCCTCTCGGGAGGAGCAGGCCAAAGAGG AGTTGTTGCTTGATTGGAGGCAGAGTGCAGATGAGGTGATTGTCAAGCTTCGTGTGGGAGCGGGTCCCCTGCGGCTGGAGGAGGTGGATGCTGCTTTCACAGACACAGACTGCGTGGTGCGGCTTCCAG GTGGTCGGCAGTGGGGTGGTGTTTTCTATGCTGAGATAGAAAGTTCTTGCACCAAAGTACAAGCCCGCAAGGGTGGCCTCCTGCAGCTGGCACTGCCCAAGAAGGTGCCTCTGCTCACATGGCCCTCTCTTCTG AAGAAACCTCTAGGGACCCAGGAGGCGTTGCCAGGGCTGCGGTGTCAGGAGAATGGGCAGGAGCCATCTCCCATTGCCCTGGAGCCAGGCCCTGAGCCCCGGCGGGGTAAACAGGAGGCCCGGAACCAGAAGAGGGCCCAGGGCCGTGGTGAGGTAGGCGCAGGGGCTGGCCCCGGGGCCCAGGCAGGGCCCAGCGCCAAGAGGGCTGTGCATCTCCGCAGAGGGCCAGATGGGGAAGGGTCCAGAGATGGGCCTGGACCCCGGGGCGATGCCCCCCCCTTCTTGGCtgagacagccacccag GCTGAGGCTGAGGAACAGCTCCGGGTACCACCGCTGAACCCCCAGACCTGCCTTTTGAGTTCAGAGGAGAATCTAGCACTCTTGGCAGGAGAGAAGACCGTGTCCCCCAGGAATGATCCAGTCTCCCCAGCCATGGCTCGGAGCAGAGATCCTGAGAAAGGTGACCGTTCCAAAGAGGAGATGGCAGAGGCAGCAGATGCTCTAACCTTGGTGGATGGtaaag AGCCGGAGTCCATGGTGAACCTGGCATTTGTCAAGAATGACTCATATGAGAAGGGCCCGGATTCAGTGGTGGTGCATGTGTACGTGAAAGAAATCTGCAGGGACACTTCTCGAGTGCTTTTCCGCGAGCAAGATTTCACGCTTATCTTCCAGACCAG GGATGGAAACTTCCTGAGACTACACCCAGGCTGTGGGCCCCATACCATCTTCCGTTGGCAGGTGAAGCTCAG GAACCTGATTGAGCCTGAGCAGTGCACCTTTTGCTTCACGGCCTCTCGAATTGACATCTGCCTCCGAAAGCGGCAAAGTCAGCGCTGGGGGGGCCTGGAGGCCCCAGCTGCACGAG TGGGTGGTGCAAAGGTTGCCGTGCCGACAGGTCCAACCCCTCTGGATTCAACCCCACCGGgaggtgccccccaccctctcACAGGCCAGGAGGAAGCTCGGGCTGTGGAGAAGGAAAAACCCAAGGCTCGATCTGAGGACACGGGGCTGGATGGTGTGGTGGCCCGCACCCCCATGGAGCATGTAGCCCCAAAGCCAGAGCCACACCTAGCCTCG CCCAAGCCCACATGTATGGTGCCTCCAATGCCCCACAGCCCTGTGAGCGGAGATagtgtggaggaagaggaggaggaagagaagaaggtgTGTTTGCCTGGCTTCACTGGCCTTGTCAACCTAGGCAACACCTGCTTCATGAACAGTGTCATTCAGTCTCTGTCCAATACTCGGGAGCTCCGGGACTTCTTCCACG ACCGCTCCTTTGAGGCCGAGATCAACTACAACAACCCACTGGGGACTGGTGGGCGTCTGGCCATTGGCTTTGCTGTGTTGCTCCGGGCACTGTGGAAGGGCACCCACCATGCCTTCCAGCCTTCCAAGTTGAAG GCCATTGTGGCGAGCAAGGCCAGCCAGTTCACAGGCTATGCGCAGCATGATGCCCAGGAGTTCATGGCTTTCTTGCTGGATGGGCTGCATGAAGACTTGAATCGCATTCAGAACAAGCCCTACACAGAAACTGTGGATTCAGATGGGCGGCCCGATGAG GTGGTGGCTGAAGAAGCATGGCAGCGGCATAAGATGAGGAATGACTCTTTCATCGTAGACCTGTTTCAGGGCCAGTATAAGTCGAAGCTGGTGTGCCCTGTGTGTGCCAAG GTCTCCATCACTTTTGACCCATTCCTCTACCTGCCAGTACCCTTGCCACAGAAGCAGAAGGTTCTCCCCGTCTTCTATTTTGCCCGGGAGCCGCACAGCAAACCCATCAAG TTTCTGGTGAGCATCAGCAAGGAGAACTCCAGTGCAAGTGAAGTGTTGGAATCCCTCTCTCAGAGTGTCCACGTGAAGCCTGAGAACCTGCGTCTAGCTGAG GTGATTAAGAATCGTTTCCACCGTGTATTCCTGCCCTCCCACTCATTGGACACTGTGTCCCCATCTGACACGCTCCTCTGCTTTGAGCTGCTATCCCCAGAGTTGGCTAAGGAGCGGGTGGTGGTGCTAGAGGTGCAGCAG CGCCCCCAGGTGCCCAGCATCCCCATCTCCAAGTGTGCAGCCTGCCAGCGGAAGCAGCAGTCAGAGGACGAGAAGCTGAAGCGCTGTACCCGGTGCTACCGCGTGGGCTACTGCAACCA GCTCTGCCAGAAAACCCACTGGCCTGACCACAAGGGTCTCTGCCGCCCTGAGAACATTGGCTACCCATTTCTGGTCAGTGTACCTGCCTCACGTCTCACTTATGCTCGTCTTGCTCAGCTGCTAGAGGGCTATGCCCG GTATTCTGTGAGTGTATTCCAACCACCCTTCCAGCCTGGCCGCATGGCCTTGGAATCCCAGGGCACTGGCTGTACTACGTTGCTCTCTACTAGCTCCCTGGAGGCTGGGGACAGTGAGAGGGACCCGATTCAGCCGCCTGAGCTCCAGTTGGTGACCCCCGTGGCTGAGGGGGACACAGGGGTCCCTAGGACATGGGCGGCTCCTGATcggggctctgtgcccagcaccagTGGAGTTTCTTCTGAGGTGCTGGCCAGTGGGCCTGTTGAAGTTGGCTCCTTGCCTGCTGGTGAGAGGATGTCTCGGCCCGAAG CTGCTGTGCCTGGATATCAGCACCCAAGTGAAGCCATAAATGCCCACACCCCTCagttcttcatctataaaattgacGCATCTAACCGAGAGCAGCGGCTGGAGGACAAAG GAGACACCCCCCTGGAGCTGGGTGAGGACTGCAGCCTGGCTCTAGTGTGGCGGAACAATGAGCGCCTGCAGGAATTTGTGTTGGTAGCCTCCAAAGAGCTGGAGTGTGCTGAGGATCCAGGCTCTGCTGGTGAGGCTGCCCGTGCTGGGCACTTTACTCTGGACCAGTGCCTGAACCTCTTCACTCGGCCTGAGGTGCTGGCGCCTGAGGAGGCTTG GTACTGCCCACAGTGTAAACAACACAGAGAGGCCTCCAAGCAGCTGCTGCTGTGGCGCTTGCCCAACGTACTCATTGTGCAGCTCAAGCGCTTCTCCTTTCGGAGTTTCATTTGGCGTGACAAGATCAACGACCTGGTGGAGTTCCCTGTTCG GAACCTGGACCTGAGCAAGTTTTGCATTGGTCAGAAAGAGGAACAGCTGCCTAGCTACGACCTGTACGCTGTCATCAACCACTACGGAGGCATGATTGGCGGCCACTACACTGCCTGTGCCCGCCTGCCCAATGACCGCAGCAGCCAGCGCAGCGACGTGG GGTGGCGCTTATTTGATGACAGCACGGTGACAACAGTAGACGAGAGCCAGGTCGTGACGCGTTATGCCTATGTACTCTTCTACCGCCGGCGGAACTCTCCTGTGGAGAGGCCCCCCAGGGCAGGTCACTCTGAGCACCACCCAGACCTAGGCCCTGCAGCCGAGGCTGCTGCCAGCCAG GCTTCCCGGATTTGGCAGGAGCTGGAGGCCGAGGAGGAACCGGTACCTGAGGGGCCTGTGCCCCTGGGTCCCTGGGGGCCCCAAGACTGGGTGGGCCCCCCACCACGTGGCCCTACCACACCAGATGAGGGCTGCCTCCGGTACTTTGTTCTGGGTACCGTGGCAGCTTTGGTGGCCCTCGTGCTCAACATGTTCTATCCTCTGGTATCCCAGAGTCGCTGGAGATGA
- the USP19 gene encoding ubiquitin carboxyl-terminal hydrolase 19 isoform X5 — translation MSGGASTTGPRRGPPGLEEATSKKKQKDRANQESKDGDPRRGSVSSREEQAKEELLLDWRQSADEVIVKLRVGAGPLRLEEVDAAFTDTDCVVRLPGGRQWGGVFYAEIESSCTKVQARKGGLLQLALPKKVPLLTWPSLLKPLGTQEALPGLRCQENGQEPSPIALEPGPEPRRGKQEARNQKRAQGRGEVGAGAGPGAQAGPSAKRAVHLRRGPDGEGSRDGPGPRGDAPPFLAETATQAEAEEQLRVPPLNPQTCLLSSEENLALLAGEKTVSPRNDPVSPAMARSRDPEKGDRSKEEMAEAADALTLVDEPESMVNLAFVKNDSYEKGPDSVVVHVYVKEICRDTSRVLFREQDFTLIFQTRDGNFLRLHPGCGPHTIFRWQVKLRNLIEPEQCTFCFTASRIDICLRKRQSQRWGGLEAPAARGAVGGAKVAVPTGPTPLDSTPPGGAPHPLTGQEEARAVEKEKPKARSEDTGLDGVVARTPMEHVAPKPEPHLASPKPTCMVPPMPHSPVSGDSVEEEEEEEKKVCLPGFTGLVNLGNTCFMNSVIQSLSNTRELRDFFHDRSFEAEINYNNPLGTGGRLAIGFAVLLRALWKGTHHAFQPSKLKAIVASKASQFTGYAQHDAQEFMAFLLDGLHEDLNRIQNKPYTETVDSDGRPDEVVAEEAWQRHKMRNDSFIVDLFQGQYKSKLVCPVCAKVSITFDPFLYLPVPLPQKQKVLPVFYFAREPHSKPIKFLVSISKENSSASEVLESLSQSVHVKPENLRLAEVIKNRFHRVFLPSHSLDTVSPSDTLLCFELLSPELAKERVVVLEVQQRPQVPSIPISKCAACQRKQQSEDEKLKRCTRCYRVGYCNQLCQKTHWPDHKGLCRPENIGYPFLVSVPASRLTYARLAQLLEGYARYSVSVFQPPFQPGRMALESQGTGCTTLLSTSSLEAGDSERDPIQPPELQLVTPVAEGDTGVPRTWAAPDRGSVPSTSGVSSEVLASGPVEVGSLPAGERMSRPEAAVPGYQHPSEAINAHTPQFFIYKIDASNREQRLEDKGDTPLELGEDCSLALVWRNNERLQEFVLVASKELECAEDPGSAGEAARAGHFTLDQCLNLFTRPEVLAPEEAWYCPQCKQHREASKQLLLWRLPNVLIVQLKRFSFRSFIWRDKINDLVEFPVRNLDLSKFCIGQKEEQLPSYDLYAVINHYGGMIGGHYTACARLPNDRSSQRSDVGWRLFDDSTVTTVDESQVVTRYAYVLFYRRRNSPVERPPRAGHSEHHPDLGPAAEAAASQASRIWQELEAEEEPVPEGPVPLGPWGPQDWVGPPPRGPTTPDEGCLRYFVLGTVAALVALVLNMFYPLVSQSRWR, via the exons ATGTCTGGTGGGGCCAGCACCACGGGCCCAAGGAGAGGTCCCCCAGGACTGGAGGAGGCCACCAGTAAGAAGAAGCAGAAGGATCGAGCAAACCAGGAGAGCAAGGATGGAGATCCTAGGAGAG GGTCAGTGTCCTCTCGGGAGGAGCAGGCCAAAGAGG AGTTGTTGCTTGATTGGAGGCAGAGTGCAGATGAGGTGATTGTCAAGCTTCGTGTGGGAGCGGGTCCCCTGCGGCTGGAGGAGGTGGATGCTGCTTTCACAGACACAGACTGCGTGGTGCGGCTTCCAG GTGGTCGGCAGTGGGGTGGTGTTTTCTATGCTGAGATAGAAAGTTCTTGCACCAAAGTACAAGCCCGCAAGGGTGGCCTCCTGCAGCTGGCACTGCCCAAGAAGGTGCCTCTGCTCACATGGCCCTCTCTTCTG AAACCTCTAGGGACCCAGGAGGCGTTGCCAGGGCTGCGGTGTCAGGAGAATGGGCAGGAGCCATCTCCCATTGCCCTGGAGCCAGGCCCTGAGCCCCGGCGGGGTAAACAGGAGGCCCGGAACCAGAAGAGGGCCCAGGGCCGTGGTGAGGTAGGCGCAGGGGCTGGCCCCGGGGCCCAGGCAGGGCCCAGCGCCAAGAGGGCTGTGCATCTCCGCAGAGGGCCAGATGGGGAAGGGTCCAGAGATGGGCCTGGACCCCGGGGCGATGCCCCCCCCTTCTTGGCtgagacagccacccag GCTGAGGCTGAGGAACAGCTCCGGGTACCACCGCTGAACCCCCAGACCTGCCTTTTGAGTTCAGAGGAGAATCTAGCACTCTTGGCAGGAGAGAAGACCGTGTCCCCCAGGAATGATCCAGTCTCCCCAGCCATGGCTCGGAGCAGAGATCCTGAGAAAGGTGACCGTTCCAAAGAGGAGATGGCAGAGGCAGCAGATGCTCTAACCTTGGTGGATG AGCCGGAGTCCATGGTGAACCTGGCATTTGTCAAGAATGACTCATATGAGAAGGGCCCGGATTCAGTGGTGGTGCATGTGTACGTGAAAGAAATCTGCAGGGACACTTCTCGAGTGCTTTTCCGCGAGCAAGATTTCACGCTTATCTTCCAGACCAG GGATGGAAACTTCCTGAGACTACACCCAGGCTGTGGGCCCCATACCATCTTCCGTTGGCAGGTGAAGCTCAG GAACCTGATTGAGCCTGAGCAGTGCACCTTTTGCTTCACGGCCTCTCGAATTGACATCTGCCTCCGAAAGCGGCAAAGTCAGCGCTGGGGGGGCCTGGAGGCCCCAGCTGCACGAG GTGCAGTGGGTGGTGCAAAGGTTGCCGTGCCGACAGGTCCAACCCCTCTGGATTCAACCCCACCGGgaggtgccccccaccctctcACAGGCCAGGAGGAAGCTCGGGCTGTGGAGAAGGAAAAACCCAAGGCTCGATCTGAGGACACGGGGCTGGATGGTGTGGTGGCCCGCACCCCCATGGAGCATGTAGCCCCAAAGCCAGAGCCACACCTAGCCTCG CCCAAGCCCACATGTATGGTGCCTCCAATGCCCCACAGCCCTGTGAGCGGAGATagtgtggaggaagaggaggaggaagagaagaaggtgTGTTTGCCTGGCTTCACTGGCCTTGTCAACCTAGGCAACACCTGCTTCATGAACAGTGTCATTCAGTCTCTGTCCAATACTCGGGAGCTCCGGGACTTCTTCCACG ACCGCTCCTTTGAGGCCGAGATCAACTACAACAACCCACTGGGGACTGGTGGGCGTCTGGCCATTGGCTTTGCTGTGTTGCTCCGGGCACTGTGGAAGGGCACCCACCATGCCTTCCAGCCTTCCAAGTTGAAG GCCATTGTGGCGAGCAAGGCCAGCCAGTTCACAGGCTATGCGCAGCATGATGCCCAGGAGTTCATGGCTTTCTTGCTGGATGGGCTGCATGAAGACTTGAATCGCATTCAGAACAAGCCCTACACAGAAACTGTGGATTCAGATGGGCGGCCCGATGAG GTGGTGGCTGAAGAAGCATGGCAGCGGCATAAGATGAGGAATGACTCTTTCATCGTAGACCTGTTTCAGGGCCAGTATAAGTCGAAGCTGGTGTGCCCTGTGTGTGCCAAG GTCTCCATCACTTTTGACCCATTCCTCTACCTGCCAGTACCCTTGCCACAGAAGCAGAAGGTTCTCCCCGTCTTCTATTTTGCCCGGGAGCCGCACAGCAAACCCATCAAG TTTCTGGTGAGCATCAGCAAGGAGAACTCCAGTGCAAGTGAAGTGTTGGAATCCCTCTCTCAGAGTGTCCACGTGAAGCCTGAGAACCTGCGTCTAGCTGAG GTGATTAAGAATCGTTTCCACCGTGTATTCCTGCCCTCCCACTCATTGGACACTGTGTCCCCATCTGACACGCTCCTCTGCTTTGAGCTGCTATCCCCAGAGTTGGCTAAGGAGCGGGTGGTGGTGCTAGAGGTGCAGCAG CGCCCCCAGGTGCCCAGCATCCCCATCTCCAAGTGTGCAGCCTGCCAGCGGAAGCAGCAGTCAGAGGACGAGAAGCTGAAGCGCTGTACCCGGTGCTACCGCGTGGGCTACTGCAACCA GCTCTGCCAGAAAACCCACTGGCCTGACCACAAGGGTCTCTGCCGCCCTGAGAACATTGGCTACCCATTTCTGGTCAGTGTACCTGCCTCACGTCTCACTTATGCTCGTCTTGCTCAGCTGCTAGAGGGCTATGCCCG GTATTCTGTGAGTGTATTCCAACCACCCTTCCAGCCTGGCCGCATGGCCTTGGAATCCCAGGGCACTGGCTGTACTACGTTGCTCTCTACTAGCTCCCTGGAGGCTGGGGACAGTGAGAGGGACCCGATTCAGCCGCCTGAGCTCCAGTTGGTGACCCCCGTGGCTGAGGGGGACACAGGGGTCCCTAGGACATGGGCGGCTCCTGATcggggctctgtgcccagcaccagTGGAGTTTCTTCTGAGGTGCTGGCCAGTGGGCCTGTTGAAGTTGGCTCCTTGCCTGCTGGTGAGAGGATGTCTCGGCCCGAAG CTGCTGTGCCTGGATATCAGCACCCAAGTGAAGCCATAAATGCCCACACCCCTCagttcttcatctataaaattgacGCATCTAACCGAGAGCAGCGGCTGGAGGACAAAG GAGACACCCCCCTGGAGCTGGGTGAGGACTGCAGCCTGGCTCTAGTGTGGCGGAACAATGAGCGCCTGCAGGAATTTGTGTTGGTAGCCTCCAAAGAGCTGGAGTGTGCTGAGGATCCAGGCTCTGCTGGTGAGGCTGCCCGTGCTGGGCACTTTACTCTGGACCAGTGCCTGAACCTCTTCACTCGGCCTGAGGTGCTGGCGCCTGAGGAGGCTTG GTACTGCCCACAGTGTAAACAACACAGAGAGGCCTCCAAGCAGCTGCTGCTGTGGCGCTTGCCCAACGTACTCATTGTGCAGCTCAAGCGCTTCTCCTTTCGGAGTTTCATTTGGCGTGACAAGATCAACGACCTGGTGGAGTTCCCTGTTCG GAACCTGGACCTGAGCAAGTTTTGCATTGGTCAGAAAGAGGAACAGCTGCCTAGCTACGACCTGTACGCTGTCATCAACCACTACGGAGGCATGATTGGCGGCCACTACACTGCCTGTGCCCGCCTGCCCAATGACCGCAGCAGCCAGCGCAGCGACGTGG GGTGGCGCTTATTTGATGACAGCACGGTGACAACAGTAGACGAGAGCCAGGTCGTGACGCGTTATGCCTATGTACTCTTCTACCGCCGGCGGAACTCTCCTGTGGAGAGGCCCCCCAGGGCAGGTCACTCTGAGCACCACCCAGACCTAGGCCCTGCAGCCGAGGCTGCTGCCAGCCAG GCTTCCCGGATTTGGCAGGAGCTGGAGGCCGAGGAGGAACCGGTACCTGAGGGGCCTGTGCCCCTGGGTCCCTGGGGGCCCCAAGACTGGGTGGGCCCCCCACCACGTGGCCCTACCACACCAGATGAGGGCTGCCTCCGGTACTTTGTTCTGGGTACCGTGGCAGCTTTGGTGGCCCTCGTGCTCAACATGTTCTATCCTCTGGTATCCCAGAGTCGCTGGAGATGA